One window of the Leucobacter komagatae genome contains the following:
- a CDS encoding IS1249 family transposase, translated as MPKTTNSSTCLVCGNALVKNGFTSAGTRCWRCLNCGSSSTRKRADLTRRHTLDRFLSWLLGKDSQAEAAERVSDRTFRREIEWCWQIRPTLPTVTIPPRCVIVDGTYVGGWCLLVALDEDLTPLAFQWCSTETQAAWGALFAQIPAPLVVVCDGGPGLNAALKTVWPDTRVQRCIFHVLMNIRTHLTWRPRTVAGQTLLALTKQLSQVQTPEDALGWLKRLNAWHSIYGRLTRERSYARRRLKDGSWDSPTGKQWWYTHDRLRKAYRLLTEIQRRGHLFTFVQIDIPRTTSGLEGAFNSVLKTLLRFHRGMPTVHQKRVAEWFALKQAGLLQTAHSFITHEVINPPVNPRPRFTEPDPSPELYGTGLDASEGLWLRKGWGGRT; from the coding sequence GTGCCGAAAACAACCAACTCGTCCACCTGTCTGGTATGCGGCAACGCGCTCGTGAAGAACGGTTTCACGAGCGCGGGAACCAGGTGCTGGAGATGCCTGAACTGCGGCAGCTCCTCAACCAGGAAACGGGCAGACCTCACCCGCCGGCACACCCTCGACCGGTTCCTGTCCTGGCTCCTGGGCAAGGACTCACAAGCCGAAGCCGCGGAACGAGTCTCAGACCGAACCTTCCGCCGGGAGATCGAATGGTGCTGGCAAATCAGGCCAACGCTCCCGACCGTGACGATACCGCCGAGGTGCGTGATCGTGGACGGAACGTACGTTGGTGGATGGTGTCTCCTGGTCGCGCTCGATGAGGACCTCACCCCGCTCGCGTTCCAGTGGTGCTCGACCGAAACCCAGGCCGCGTGGGGTGCGTTGTTCGCGCAGATCCCTGCCCCACTCGTGGTGGTGTGTGATGGCGGGCCAGGCCTGAACGCGGCACTCAAAACAGTGTGGCCGGATACGCGCGTGCAGCGTTGCATCTTCCACGTCCTGATGAACATACGCACCCATCTCACCTGGAGACCCCGCACCGTTGCTGGGCAGACGCTCCTCGCGCTCACAAAACAGCTTTCACAAGTACAAACGCCAGAGGACGCTCTCGGCTGGCTCAAGCGGTTGAACGCCTGGCATTCGATCTACGGACGCCTCACTCGTGAACGCTCGTACGCGAGGCGCAGACTCAAGGACGGGTCATGGGACTCACCCACCGGGAAACAGTGGTGGTACACCCACGACCGGCTTCGGAAGGCGTACCGGCTCCTCACCGAGATCCAACGCCGCGGACACCTGTTCACTTTCGTTCAGATCGATATCCCCAGAACCACGAGCGGCCTCGAGGGAGCCTTCAACTCGGTCCTGAAAACACTCCTCCGATTCCATCGCGGAATGCCCACCGTCCATCAGAAACGCGTCGCGGAATGGTTCGCTCTAAAACAAGCAGGACTGCTCCAGACCGCGCACTCGTTCATCACGCACGAAGTGATCAACCCGCCAGTGAACCCACGCCCCCGGTTCACGGAACCAGACCCGAGCCCCGAGCTCTACGGCACCGGCCTTGACGCCAGCGAAGGCCTCTGGCTACGCAAAGGATGGGGAGGGCGGACCTGA
- the rplU gene encoding 50S ribosomal protein L21, whose translation MVYAVVRTSGRQEKVEVGSIITVNRVSGDAKGNIELPAVLLVDGDKVTSDASALAKVKVTAEVLDDLRGPKIVIQRYKNKTGYKSRQGHRQDLTRLKVTGIK comes from the coding sequence GTGGTTTACGCAGTAGTGCGCACAAGCGGACGACAGGAGAAGGTCGAGGTTGGCTCGATCATCACTGTAAACCGTGTATCGGGAGACGCTAAGGGCAACATTGAGCTCCCGGCTGTTCTCCTCGTTGACGGCGACAAGGTGACGAGCGACGCTTCGGCTCTCGCAAAGGTGAAGGTTACGGCCGAGGTCCTTGACGACCTTCGTGGGCCGAAGATCGTCATCCAGCGTTACAAGAACAAGACCGGTTACAAGAGCCGCCAGGGGCACCGTCAGGATCTGACGCGCCTCAAGGTCACCGGCATCAAGTAA
- the rpmA gene encoding 50S ribosomal protein L27: MASKKGVGSSKNGRDSNAQRLGVKRFGGQQVNAGEIIVRQRGTHFHPGVNVGRGGDDTLFALAAGAVEFGAKGGRKVVNIVAAA, from the coding sequence ATGGCATCCAAGAAGGGCGTCGGCTCCAGCAAGAACGGCCGCGACTCGAACGCACAGCGCCTCGGCGTGAAGCGCTTCGGTGGGCAGCAGGTGAACGCCGGCGAGATCATCGTGCGTCAGCGCGGAACCCACTTCCACCCCGGCGTCAACGTTGGCCGTGGCGGAGACGACACGCTGTTCGCTCTCGCAGCGGGCGCAGTCGAGTTCGGTGCGAAGGGTGGCCGCAAGGTCGTCAACATCGTCGCCGCTGCGTAA
- the obgE gene encoding GTPase ObgE translates to MVTFVDQVQLHLQAGRGGNGCVSVRREKFKPLAGPDGGAGGNGGTIVLLADPQVTTLLEYHRRPHRSAENGAYGAGDYRAGAHGAELVLPVPVGTVVKDTEGEVLADLTEAGTRFVVAEGGLGGLGNHALASQKRKAPGFALLGTEGWAGDVTLELKTIADVALVGLPSAGKSSLIAAMSAARPKIADYPFTTLHPNLGVVEAGSTRFTVADVPGLIEGASEGKGLGLDFLRHVERCSALLHVLDCATLEPGRDPLSDLEIIKKELAAYEVPEGQIPLLDRPQLVALNKIDVPEARELAEFVRPDLEAMGYRVFEISTASREGLRELGFALAEVVEDARAKEQAESERLERIVLTPKAVDRQAGFRVVTEGGTYGTLFRVLGQKPERWVQQTDFQNDEAVGYLADRLQKLGIEDALVKAGAVAGSTVVIGPGQGVVFDWEPSLTSAAEVQVGVRGSDDRLDGPQRRTNKQRRSDYHDLMDAKAAAREQLEEERRSGMWESTE, encoded by the coding sequence ATGGTGACGTTCGTGGATCAGGTCCAACTGCACCTGCAGGCGGGTCGAGGCGGAAACGGCTGTGTCTCTGTTCGGCGCGAGAAATTTAAGCCGCTGGCCGGGCCAGACGGCGGTGCTGGCGGCAACGGTGGCACGATCGTGCTGCTCGCAGACCCGCAGGTGACGACGCTGCTCGAGTACCACCGCAGGCCCCACCGCTCTGCCGAGAACGGAGCGTACGGCGCGGGCGACTACCGCGCGGGTGCGCACGGGGCTGAGCTCGTGCTCCCCGTTCCCGTCGGAACCGTGGTGAAGGACACCGAGGGGGAGGTGCTCGCAGACCTCACCGAGGCCGGCACCCGCTTCGTCGTCGCTGAGGGCGGCCTCGGCGGGCTCGGTAACCACGCGCTCGCGAGCCAGAAGCGCAAGGCCCCTGGCTTCGCGCTGCTCGGCACCGAGGGTTGGGCAGGCGACGTCACGCTCGAGCTCAAGACAATCGCAGACGTCGCGCTCGTGGGGCTCCCGTCTGCCGGTAAGTCGAGCCTCATCGCTGCGATGAGCGCAGCCCGGCCCAAGATCGCGGACTACCCGTTCACGACGCTGCACCCGAACCTCGGCGTCGTCGAGGCCGGTTCGACCCGCTTCACCGTCGCCGACGTACCGGGACTCATCGAGGGCGCGAGCGAGGGCAAGGGCCTCGGCCTCGACTTCCTGCGCCACGTCGAGCGCTGCAGCGCGCTGCTCCACGTGCTCGACTGCGCGACGCTCGAGCCCGGGCGCGACCCGCTCTCCGACCTTGAGATCATCAAGAAGGAGCTCGCGGCGTATGAGGTCCCCGAAGGGCAGATCCCGCTGCTCGACCGCCCGCAGCTCGTCGCGCTGAACAAGATCGACGTGCCCGAGGCTCGCGAGCTCGCCGAGTTCGTGCGGCCCGACCTCGAGGCGATGGGGTACCGCGTCTTCGAGATCTCGACGGCGTCGCGTGAGGGCCTCCGTGAGCTCGGCTTCGCGCTCGCCGAGGTCGTCGAGGACGCCCGCGCGAAGGAGCAGGCAGAGAGCGAGCGCCTCGAGCGCATCGTGCTGACGCCGAAGGCGGTGGATCGCCAGGCCGGCTTCCGCGTCGTCACCGAGGGCGGCACCTACGGCACGCTCTTCCGCGTGCTCGGGCAGAAGCCCGAGCGCTGGGTGCAGCAGACCGACTTCCAGAACGACGAGGCTGTCGGCTACCTCGCCGACAGGCTGCAGAAGCTCGGCATCGAGGACGCGCTAGTGAAGGCCGGCGCGGTCGCCGGGTCGACCGTCGTGATTGGCCCGGGCCAGGGCGTCGTCTTCGACTGGGAGCCGTCGCTCACGAGCGCCGCTGAGGTGCAGGTTGGTGTCCGCGGCAGCGACGACAGGCTCGACGGGCCCCAGCGTCGCACCAACAAGCAGCGCCGTTCCGATTACCACGACCTCATGGACGCGAAAGCCGCCGCCCGTGAGCAGCTCGAGGAGGAGCGTCGCTCAGGGATGTGGGAGTCCACCGAGTGA
- the proB gene encoding glutamate 5-kinase has product MSEAGTRGQTLLAARRVVVKVGSSSVSGDNAGQIPVLVDSLARLRAAGAEVILVSSGAIATGVPFLNIDARPDDLATQQAAAAVGQNILVNRYQRALSSHDLVAGQVLLTAHDMENPTHRGNARRALERLLALGTVPIINENDTVATHEIRFGDNDRLAALVARLVEADQLVLLSDIDALYTAPPEVVGAERIASVPYGDPLDGVRIGESQSGWGTGGAATKVQAARLAADAGTTVLLTEARLLAAVLDGADHGTLFGAASR; this is encoded by the coding sequence GTGAGCGAGGCGGGAACGCGCGGGCAGACCCTGCTCGCGGCGCGGCGGGTCGTCGTCAAGGTGGGATCCTCGTCCGTGTCCGGCGACAATGCAGGCCAGATCCCCGTCCTCGTTGATTCACTCGCGCGCCTCCGCGCCGCCGGCGCCGAGGTGATCCTCGTCTCCAGCGGCGCGATCGCGACCGGCGTGCCGTTCTTGAACATCGACGCGCGGCCCGACGACCTGGCGACCCAGCAGGCCGCGGCCGCGGTGGGCCAGAACATTCTCGTGAACCGCTACCAGCGCGCGCTGAGCAGCCACGACCTCGTCGCGGGGCAGGTGCTCCTCACCGCGCACGACATGGAGAACCCGACCCACCGCGGCAACGCGCGTCGCGCGCTCGAGCGGCTGCTCGCCCTCGGCACCGTGCCGATCATCAACGAGAACGATACGGTCGCAACCCACGAGATCCGCTTCGGTGACAACGACAGGCTCGCCGCGCTCGTTGCCCGACTTGTCGAGGCTGACCAGCTCGTGCTGCTCTCCGACATCGACGCCCTCTACACCGCGCCGCCGGAGGTTGTCGGCGCGGAGCGGATCGCGAGCGTGCCCTACGGCGACCCGCTTGATGGGGTTCGCATTGGCGAGAGCCAGTCGGGCTGGGGCACCGGGGGAGCGGCCACCAAGGTGCAGGCGGCCCGGCTCGCCGCTGACGCGGGCACTACCGTGCTGCTCACCGAGGCGCGGCTGCTCGCCGCGGTGCTCGACGGTGCTGATCACGGGACGCTCTTCGGCGCCGCTTCTCGCTAG
- a CDS encoding glutamate-5-semialdehyde dehydrogenase: protein MSSNDAFVDLLTRAKQASRKLATATTATKNAALEDMARALEGAIPEIIAANELDLARGVENNIGDGLLDRLRLDEERILGLAAAVREIIALPDPVGQIVRGSTLPNGITIAQTRVPFGVVGAIYEARPNVTVDIAALALKSGNGAVLRGGSAAENSNRVLVRLIQESVRRSGIDGNAFQTIDPFGREGAGRLMRARGYVDVLIPRGSAGLISTVVNESTVPVIETGAGIVHVYVDASADFDMAHSIVVNAKTHRPSVCNSAETLLVHADQVGELLPSILAVLEQRGVVLYGDERARAAGAREAATDETWATEHLDLAMGVRVVDSLDEAIAHIDTYSTKHTESIVTSDFANAERFLAEVDSAVVMVNSSTRFTDGGEFGFGAEVGISTQKMHARGPMGLAELTSTKWLVRGTGQIR from the coding sequence ATGTCTAGCAATGATGCCTTCGTTGATCTCCTGACCCGCGCGAAGCAGGCGTCGCGCAAACTCGCGACCGCCACGACCGCGACGAAGAACGCCGCGCTCGAGGATATGGCGCGCGCGCTCGAGGGCGCGATCCCGGAAATCATTGCGGCAAACGAGCTTGACCTCGCCCGCGGCGTCGAGAACAACATCGGCGACGGGCTGCTCGACAGGCTGAGGCTCGACGAAGAACGCATCCTCGGGCTAGCGGCGGCCGTTCGCGAGATCATCGCGCTCCCCGACCCGGTCGGCCAGATCGTGCGCGGCAGCACGCTGCCCAACGGGATCACGATCGCCCAGACGCGGGTGCCCTTTGGCGTGGTTGGCGCGATTTATGAGGCGCGGCCGAATGTGACCGTCGATATTGCGGCGCTCGCGCTGAAGAGCGGCAACGGGGCGGTCCTCCGGGGTGGCTCTGCGGCGGAGAACTCGAACCGCGTGCTCGTGCGGCTCATCCAGGAGTCGGTCAGGCGGAGCGGCATCGACGGCAACGCATTTCAGACGATTGACCCGTTCGGGCGTGAGGGCGCGGGGCGCCTCATGCGGGCCCGCGGGTACGTGGATGTGCTCATTCCCCGCGGCAGCGCTGGCCTCATCTCGACGGTCGTGAACGAGTCAACGGTGCCCGTGATTGAAACCGGCGCCGGTATTGTCCACGTCTACGTCGACGCCTCGGCCGACTTTGATATGGCGCACTCGATCGTCGTGAACGCGAAGACCCACAGGCCGAGCGTCTGCAACTCTGCCGAAACGCTGCTCGTGCACGCCGACCAGGTGGGGGAACTGCTTCCGAGCATTCTCGCGGTGCTCGAGCAGCGCGGTGTCGTGCTGTATGGCGACGAGCGCGCGCGGGCGGCCGGCGCACGCGAGGCCGCGACCGACGAAACCTGGGCGACCGAGCACCTCGACCTTGCGATGGGGGTGCGTGTCGTGGATTCGCTTGACGAAGCGATCGCACACATCGATACTTACTCGACGAAGCACACCGAGTCGATCGTGACGAGCGATTTCGCGAACGCCGAGCGCTTCCTCGCCGAGGTCGACTCCGCCGTGGTGATGGTGAACTCCTCGACCAGGTTCACTGACGGCGGTGAGTTCGGGTTCGGCGCCGAAGTGGGCATTTCCACCCAGAAGATGCACGCGCGCGGCCCGATGGGGCTCGCGGAACTCACGAGCACGAAGTGGCTTGTGCGTGGCACTGGGCAGATTCGCTAG